The following proteins are co-located in the Fusobacteria bacterium ZRK30 genome:
- a CDS encoding O-antigen ligase family protein has protein sequence MISESFLKKYTLILIYILAPFLMSEAKILNVIYYLLLILFIFKVKKTGYKKTGYEIGLVLFFIGIIAGAFFSKDALGVIKLFERALRAWLLVVILGQYSFNKQEKNIFLILVSTGLLRLLGLGIAEKFGWLKGNYGIRISAGYKLWVYTMWICIYIAGALTLLFFKRKKIEYIYLLGTLGVSIYVIILTQSRSSWLSILGVLIILIAIKKSKFGILMLFLSGILVLGTLNLKTNLMYKNRVKSIISLKNSSNSTRIDMYKYGIETWKKNKFGIGLKQYKYTNKRGNTFYHAHNDYVEILSENGTIGILGFLILMGLILKNNFKVKDEYNLIVFTSFISMVIYGFFESPIHYPQVQQLLYAGLGILGYKEWEKNIDES, from the coding sequence ATGATAAGTGAAAGTTTTTTAAAAAAATATACTTTAATATTGATTTATATTTTGGCACCATTCTTAATGAGTGAAGCTAAAATTTTAAATGTAATATATTATTTGTTATTAATATTATTTATCTTTAAAGTAAAAAAAACTGGGTATAAAAAAACTGGTTATGAAATAGGTTTGGTTTTATTTTTTATAGGGATAATAGCAGGTGCTTTTTTTTCAAAAGATGCTTTAGGGGTTATTAAATTATTCGAGAGAGCTTTAAGAGCATGGCTATTGGTAGTTATTTTAGGTCAATACAGTTTTAATAAACAAGAAAAAAACATTTTTTTGATATTAGTATCGACGGGATTATTAAGGTTGTTGGGTTTAGGGATAGCTGAAAAATTTGGATGGCTAAAAGGGAATTATGGTATTAGAATTTCTGCTGGTTACAAGCTTTGGGTATATACCATGTGGATTTGTATATATATAGCAGGAGCACTGACGTTGCTGTTTTTCAAAAGAAAAAAAATTGAATATATATATTTATTAGGAACATTAGGAGTATCAATATATGTAATTATTCTAACACAGAGCAGATCTAGCTGGTTATCGATATTAGGTGTATTAATTATTTTAATTGCAATAAAAAAATCAAAGTTTGGAATTTTAATGTTATTTTTATCAGGAATACTAGTACTAGGAACTTTAAATTTAAAGACAAATCTCATGTATAAAAACAGGGTAAAAAGTATCATTAGTTTAAAAAATTCAAGTAATTCTACCAGAATCGATATGTATAAATATGGTATTGAAACTTGGAAAAAAAATAAGTTTGGAATAGGATTAAAACAGTATAAATATACAAATAAACGTGGTAACACATTTTATCATGCACACAATGATTATGTTGAAATATTGAGTGAAAACGGAACTATAGGTATACTAGGATTTTTGATATTAATGGGGTTAATATTAAAAAATAATTTTAAAGTTAAAGATGAGTATAATTTGATTGTTTTTACAAGTTTTATTTCTATGGTCATTTATGGCTTTTTTGAATCGCCAATACATTATCCACAGGTACAGCAATTACTGTACGCAGGATTAGGAATTTTAGGGTACAAAGAGTGGGAAAAAAACATAGATGAGTCATAG
- a CDS encoding glycosyltransferase family 2 protein gives MKLSVGIITYNEERILGKTLEAIRELADEIIIVDSNSSDTTVEIAKSKGATVYTENWKGFGPQKNSVIDKCKGEWILLIDADEVISKELKEIIKNIIEGKNKYEVYDINRCSVCFGKELKYGGWSNQYATRLWKKGSVRVSDNLVHEEFETRSTKGKIKEKIYHHTYLTLSDYITRFDRYTTLGAEEYVKRGKKSSFFNIVINPFFKFIRMYIFRLGFLDGIEGLIIALFSGMYTMTKYFKLREMEKTSIK, from the coding sequence ATGAAATTATCGGTAGGTATAATAACATATAATGAAGAGCGAATTTTAGGAAAAACTCTAGAAGCTATTAGGGAATTAGCTGATGAGATAATAATTGTAGACAGTAACAGTTCGGACACCACTGTAGAGATTGCTAAGTCTAAAGGAGCTACGGTTTACACTGAAAATTGGAAGGGATTTGGTCCTCAAAAAAACTCTGTTATAGACAAATGTAAGGGGGAATGGATCCTACTAATTGATGCAGATGAAGTAATAAGTAAAGAATTAAAAGAAATTATCAAAAATATAATAGAGGGAAAAAATAAATATGAAGTCTATGATATAAACAGGTGTTCAGTATGTTTTGGAAAAGAATTGAAATATGGCGGGTGGTCCAATCAATATGCTACCAGATTGTGGAAGAAGGGCAGTGTAAGGGTAAGTGATAACTTGGTTCATGAGGAATTTGAAACAAGGTCGACTAAAGGTAAAATAAAAGAGAAGATATACCATCATACATACCTGACTTTGAGTGATTATATAACCAGATTTGACAGATATACTACATTGGGAGCAGAAGAGTATGTCAAAAGAGGTAAAAAATCCAGTTTTTTTAATATAGTAATAAATCCATTTTTTAAATTTATAAGGATGTATATATTTAGATTGGGATTTTTAGATGGTATAGAGGGCTTGATAATAGCGTTATTTAGTGGAATGTATACTATGACTAAATATTTTAAGCTGAGAGAGATGGAAAAAACAAGTATAAAATAA
- a CDS encoding glycosyltransferase family 9 protein: MKDIKRIIISRTDKIGDLVLSIPSFFMVKKMYPDAEIIVLVRKYNYEIVKNLPYIDRVVKIDDYRRVELIEKIKYFKTDVFIALYNDEFVMQLAKASGAKVKIGPLSKIKSFFVYNKGVLQKRSKSIKNEAEYNLDLVKKLDCKKFDDLFELNTEIYYEEKHRKAVEIFLAEKEMKSPILVINPFMGGSAKNISDEEYIELIKAVLDRIADLNVVLTCHISEEDRGQRILDGIESERVHLYANGGDLLNLAAMIDKADVYFGGSTGPTHIAGSLKKSIVAIYPNKKTQSPLRWGVFGHRDVTYIVPDRDKKEDYKHKFFDSYTDETKEEIVEAIVSKVKD; this comes from the coding sequence ATGAAAGATATAAAAAGGATCATAATATCTAGAACGGATAAGATAGGGGATTTGGTGTTGTCAATCCCCAGTTTTTTTATGGTTAAAAAAATGTATCCAGATGCTGAGATAATAGTTTTGGTAAGAAAATATAACTATGAGATTGTGAAAAATCTACCCTATATCGATAGAGTAGTTAAAATAGATGATTACAGAAGGGTAGAATTGATAGAAAAAATAAAATATTTTAAAACAGATGTATTTATAGCTCTATATAACGATGAATTTGTTATGCAGCTAGCCAAGGCCAGTGGCGCTAAGGTTAAAATAGGTCCATTATCAAAAATAAAGTCATTTTTTGTATACAACAAAGGTGTTCTGCAAAAAAGATCTAAGTCAATTAAAAATGAAGCTGAGTACAACCTTGATTTGGTAAAAAAATTAGATTGTAAAAAATTTGATGACCTGTTTGAGCTAAATACAGAGATCTATTATGAGGAAAAACACAGAAAAGCAGTGGAAATATTCTTAGCAGAAAAGGAAATGAAATCTCCGATATTGGTAATAAATCCATTTATGGGAGGAAGTGCTAAAAATATTAGCGATGAAGAGTATATAGAATTAATAAAGGCTGTATTAGATAGGATTGCAGATCTAAATGTGGTATTGACGTGTCATATATCGGAAGAGGACAGAGGACAGAGGATCTTAGATGGTATAGAAAGCGAGAGGGTGCATCTGTATGCCAACGGAGGAGACCTCTTAAATCTGGCAGCTATGATAGATAAAGCAGATGTGTATTTCGGGGGATCAACAGGGCCGACTCATATAGCAGGATCGTTGAAAAAGAGCATTGTAGCTATCTATCCCAATAAAAAAACTCAATCACCTCTTAGATGGGGAGTGTTTGGGCATAGGGATGTAACCTATATAGTTCCTGACAGGGATAAAAAGGAAGATTATAAACATAAATTTTTTGACAGCTATACAGATGAGACAAAGGAAGAGATAGTAGAAGCTATAGTTTCTAAGGTGAAAGACTAA
- a CDS encoding ATP-dependent helicase: MEEIRYRREQQLIMNYTSGKMAIPAVPGGGKTFILSRLAAKLVKKLGDEEEILILTYMNSSVNNFKHRIMELLQKRGEYELYRKFQIKTIHKVGSDLLREHGDSVGITEGFQTMTDANRYYLMSLVVMEYRREKSKDLDSFLDLKYNGNGIQVRWDKELVNLTLKMISVMKNKGMTAKRLYSYSKKYRKDSLLRVVGELFYRYDMKCRKDGILDYDDILFYAYKLLKQTPALVEELKLRYRYIFEDEAQDSNLLQNKIINLISNGNLVKVGDPNQSILGTFTSSSPEIFKKFIRSNPKVEMFTAGRSTRSIIEIANHLVQIVTLKHPLEKVRSALQPQIIKPVLESETPSNPKIDGYGVKTIKVLGWEEERERLIRGIEGFIKKYPEKSIGILLPTNYRIDEVARIFRRKKIDFQILSDIPESLLELMNFLGDFLEYLARPFENKRLIKLLEDNFFADDERDVREKISQFIRSNLLEDILYGEEYPKLDKLSLKKYKAVLKKIRAVLDLNQSSLEKVIVFIGEIFEIHGEKRLLIEKISYDLKKILKYNPKWSLLDLASNLKKAKNSEFSYMAKAVEEEGVLENKEKFKITLSSYHRSKGMEWDFVYLVGVDNRTFPVHLNETNYGQCYYLKKEYEYPQIFVEKEFEREFVDRETEVGIVKNKLEKLAENTRLLYVGITRAKEYLMISGNAENGVYYLGEIEKFINSRVN, encoded by the coding sequence ATGGAGGAGATTAGATATAGACGGGAACAGCAATTGATTATGAATTATACATCTGGAAAGATGGCTATCCCGGCAGTTCCTGGAGGAGGTAAGACATTTATCCTCAGCAGATTAGCTGCTAAATTAGTTAAAAAATTAGGAGATGAAGAGGAAATTTTGATCTTAACCTATATGAACTCTTCTGTAAATAACTTTAAACATAGAATAATGGAACTCCTTCAAAAAAGAGGCGAATATGAGCTCTATAGAAAATTTCAAATAAAAACCATCCATAAGGTGGGCTCGGATCTTTTAAGGGAACATGGGGACAGTGTGGGGATAACAGAGGGGTTCCAGACTATGACAGATGCCAATAGATATTATTTGATGAGCTTGGTTGTGATGGAGTACAGAAGGGAAAAATCAAAAGATTTAGATTCATTTTTAGATCTTAAATATAATGGAAACGGGATACAGGTCAGATGGGATAAGGAACTGGTCAATTTAACCCTAAAGATGATCAGTGTGATGAAAAATAAGGGAATGACAGCTAAAAGATTGTATAGTTACAGTAAAAAATACAGAAAAGACAGTTTATTGAGGGTCGTAGGAGAGTTGTTTTATAGATATGATATGAAGTGTAGAAAAGATGGGATCTTGGATTATGATGATATATTATTCTATGCCTATAAATTGTTGAAACAAACCCCTGCCTTAGTAGAGGAACTGAAATTAAGATATAGATATATTTTTGAAGATGAAGCCCAGGACAGTAACCTCCTTCAAAATAAGATAATAAATTTGATATCCAATGGGAATTTAGTTAAAGTAGGAGATCCTAATCAGAGTATATTGGGAACGTTTACTTCCAGTTCCCCTGAAATTTTTAAAAAGTTTATAAGATCTAACCCAAAGGTGGAGATGTTTACTGCTGGTAGAAGTACCAGGAGTATAATAGAGATAGCTAACCATCTGGTACAAATAGTGACTCTAAAGCATCCACTTGAAAAGGTGAGGTCAGCATTGCAGCCACAGATTATAAAGCCTGTATTGGAGAGTGAGACACCTTCTAATCCAAAGATAGATGGATATGGAGTTAAAACCATAAAAGTTTTGGGATGGGAAGAGGAAAGGGAGAGGCTGATAAGGGGGATAGAGGGATTTATAAAAAAATATCCCGAGAAAAGTATAGGGATCTTGTTGCCTACTAATTACAGGATAGATGAAGTGGCCAGGATATTTAGGAGAAAAAAGATAGATTTTCAGATTCTCAGTGATATTCCAGAGAGTCTGCTGGAACTTATGAATTTTTTAGGAGATTTTTTAGAATATCTGGCTAGGCCGTTTGAAAATAAAAGGCTGATTAAACTCCTGGAAGATAATTTTTTTGCAGATGATGAAAGGGATGTCAGGGAAAAAATATCCCAATTTATAAGGTCAAATCTTTTGGAGGATATTCTTTATGGTGAAGAGTATCCCAAATTAGATAAACTTTCATTGAAAAAATATAAAGCTGTTTTGAAAAAAATCCGGGCTGTATTGGATCTAAATCAGAGTTCCCTGGAAAAGGTGATTGTTTTTATAGGTGAGATATTTGAAATTCATGGGGAAAAACGACTGTTGATAGAAAAAATATCCTATGACCTGAAAAAAATATTGAAATATAATCCTAAATGGAGCTTACTGGACCTGGCTTCTAATTTAAAAAAAGCAAAGAATAGTGAATTTAGTTATATGGCTAAGGCTGTGGAAGAGGAAGGTGTTTTAGAAAATAAGGAAAAATTCAAGATAACCTTATCTAGCTATCATAGAAGTAAGGGAATGGAATGGGATTTTGTTTATTTGGTAGGAGTGGATAACAGGACTTTTCCTGTCCATCTCAATGAAACTAATTATGGCCAGTGTTACTATTTAAAGAAGGAGTATGAGTATCCTCAAATTTTTGTAGAAAAAGAGTTCGAGAGGGAATTTGTAGATAGAGAGACAGAGGTAGGGATAGTAAAGAATAAGTTGGAGAAACTGGCAGAAAATACGAGACTGCTCTATGTAGGGATAACCAGAGCCAAAGAATATCTCATGATTAGCGGAAATGCAGAAAATGGAGTGTATTATTTAGGGGAGATAGAGAAGTTTATAAACAGCAGAGTCAATTAA
- a CDS encoding PD-(D/E)XK nuclease family protein: MDKSFYYSQNSLGIYERCPKMFEYIYIDGISGKGIDPELKKNIERGTNFHILAERYFNGMKDYFYIEDDQLLEWMDVLEERYPEEIDYRTEFEIRQDRDEIRLMAKYDLLVIEEDKIKIVDFKTNKKPYNIGVMEEDIQTKVYMFLLGENLKKVFPKMKIEDISMEYFQLNYPENKIFIGYNEKKHETNKKKLKKLIGEIKKNKKIFFIKNNETCEKCGFESFCKKNLKKTS, from the coding sequence ATGGATAAATCTTTTTATTATAGTCAAAATTCGTTGGGAATATATGAACGATGTCCAAAGATGTTTGAGTATATCTATATAGATGGTATATCAGGAAAGGGGATAGATCCTGAATTAAAAAAGAATATAGAGAGGGGTACTAATTTTCATATCTTAGCTGAAAGGTATTTTAATGGGATGAAAGATTACTTCTATATAGAAGATGATCAGCTTTTGGAATGGATGGATGTATTGGAAGAAAGATATCCTGAAGAGATAGATTACAGGACTGAATTTGAGATAAGGCAGGATAGAGATGAAATCAGGCTTATGGCTAAATATGACCTTCTTGTTATAGAAGAGGATAAAATAAAGATAGTGGATTTTAAAACAAATAAAAAGCCATATAACATAGGGGTTATGGAGGAGGATATTCAGACAAAAGTTTATATGTTTCTTTTAGGTGAAAATTTAAAAAAAGTTTTTCCAAAGATGAAAATAGAGGATATCAGTATGGAATATTTTCAATTAAATTACCCTGAAAATAAAATTTTTATAGGATATAATGAAAAAAAACACGAAACAAATAAAAAAAAATTAAAAAAATTAATAGGTGAAATAAAAAAAAATAAAAAAATTTTTTTTATCAAAAACAACGAAACCTGTGAAAAATGTGGGTTTGAGAGTTTTTGCAAAAAAAACTTAAAAAAAACTTCATAA
- a CDS encoding glycosyltransferase family 9 protein, protein MGIRELNRKLQDFFRPKRLALGRFLWDRKKQEKTNKEKIKNDNNLIKNLDIKSILFIRNDGKIGDMIINTLMFREIKKVYPQIKIGVVTRGANRQVIANNPHVDKIYDYSKSDRELKNLANEISTEKYDLLIDFSEMLRVKQMKFINLCRARVNMGLNKADWSLFDVSVEYRVTDKHITDRYKEYLKILGIKNPDLSYDIHLSEENLKFGMEFRERIKEKKLICINPYGASKYRTLNKNKIKEIVGVILKEEDTAVTFVYSPNKLEELKKIVEDMDTKRVCLNENIGSILDTASIIKVSDFIITPDTSIVHLGVALDKKMVAIYRSDEGSGELNSLVWGANSAKVKQVYAKPGLGENEEANVNEFEIEEIELKI, encoded by the coding sequence ATGGGAATTAGGGAATTAAATAGAAAGTTACAGGATTTTTTTAGACCTAAGAGATTGGCTTTAGGAAGATTTTTGTGGGATCGGAAAAAGCAAGAAAAGACTAATAAAGAAAAGATAAAAAATGACAATAATCTTATAAAAAATCTGGATATAAAATCTATTTTATTTATAAGAAATGATGGAAAGATCGGGGATATGATAATAAATACCCTGATGTTTCGAGAGATAAAGAAGGTATACCCCCAGATAAAGATCGGTGTAGTTACCAGAGGAGCTAACAGGCAGGTTATAGCCAATAATCCTCACGTGGACAAGATCTATGATTACAGTAAATCTGACAGGGAATTAAAAAACTTAGCCAATGAGATATCTACTGAAAAGTATGATCTTTTAATTGATTTTTCTGAGATGCTGAGGGTGAAGCAGATGAAGTTTATCAATCTGTGCAGGGCTAGGGTCAATATGGGGCTGAATAAAGCTGACTGGAGTTTGTTTGACGTGTCTGTAGAGTATAGAGTGACAGATAAACATATAACTGATAGATATAAAGAATATCTAAAAATATTAGGAATAAAAAATCCGGATCTATCCTATGATATTCACCTTTCAGAGGAAAACTTAAAATTTGGAATGGAATTTAGAGAGAGAATAAAAGAAAAAAAATTGATCTGTATAAATCCCTATGGTGCAAGTAAATACAGGACTTTAAATAAAAATAAAATTAAGGAAATAGTAGGAGTAATATTAAAAGAAGAAGACACAGCAGTAACTTTTGTATATTCGCCAAATAAATTGGAAGAACTGAAAAAAATAGTAGAAGATATGGATACAAAGAGGGTTTGTCTAAATGAAAACATAGGTTCTATTTTGGATACAGCATCAATTATCAAGGTATCTGATTTTATAATTACACCAGATACTTCCATAGTTCATCTAGGAGTTGCTTTAGATAAAAAGATGGTAGCCATTTATAGATCGGATGAAGGATCTGGAGAGTTAAATAGTCTTGTGTGGGGAGCAAATTCGGCTAAGGTAAAGCAGGTTTATGCTAAACCAGGTTTAGGAGAAAACGAAGAAGCGAATGTAAATGAATTTGAGATTGAGGAGATAGAATTGAAAATTTAG
- a CDS encoding CDP-glycerol glycerophosphotransferase family protein, with protein sequence MDIKNKLKNKLKIIPITIYVEFLKMIYILFLKKRKNIWLICETEKQARDNGYHFFKYIRKNYPQKKVYYLIKESSPDYFKVSKLGNVVKYMSIKHILYMFQAKMILSTHGLWMVPRELGILKKHTKKMIRAKKIMLQHGIIAIKNVEKEYNKLKFELKDGFVVSSRFEKGIVVNDLKYRAEEVFLTGLPRMDNLLKNRKFENKSILFMPTFRKKIDSNENKFKNSDFFYQIGNLLKNKKLNELLSLHGVKLNLYLHQNFQQYSNLFKKFENENIRILEQEKQDFQKLLKENKLMITDYSSVAFDFAYLNKPVIFYQFDYENFLKVREKAGYIDVKKDLFGFRTENEEKVVEKIIEYLEKDFKLEKNYSEKVDNFFKFRDQNNCDRLYKKLIMLLKAGEK encoded by the coding sequence ATGGATATAAAAAACAAACTAAAGAATAAACTAAAAATTATACCTATAACAATCTATGTTGAATTCCTAAAAATGATATATATATTATTTTTAAAAAAACGAAAAAATATATGGTTAATATGTGAGACAGAAAAACAAGCTCGAGATAATGGATATCATTTTTTTAAATATATAAGAAAAAATTATCCCCAAAAAAAAGTTTATTATTTAATCAAGGAATCATCACCAGATTATTTTAAAGTGTCAAAATTAGGTAATGTAGTAAAATATATGAGTATAAAACATATACTTTATATGTTTCAAGCAAAAATGATTTTATCTACTCATGGTTTATGGATGGTTCCTAGGGAATTAGGAATTTTAAAAAAACATACAAAAAAAATGATTCGTGCTAAAAAAATAATGTTACAGCATGGAATAATTGCAATTAAAAATGTTGAAAAAGAATATAACAAATTAAAATTTGAATTGAAAGATGGATTTGTTGTTAGCTCTAGGTTTGAAAAGGGAATAGTTGTCAATGATCTTAAATATAGAGCTGAAGAGGTTTTTTTGACAGGATTACCAAGAATGGATAACTTACTTAAAAACAGAAAATTTGAGAATAAGAGTATATTATTTATGCCAACTTTTAGAAAAAAAATAGACAGTAACGAAAACAAATTTAAAAATTCTGACTTTTTTTATCAGATAGGGAATCTATTAAAAAATAAAAAATTAAACGAACTATTAAGTTTACACGGTGTAAAATTAAATTTATATTTACATCAGAATTTTCAACAATATAGTAATTTGTTTAAAAAATTTGAAAATGAGAATATAAGAATATTAGAACAAGAAAAACAAGATTTTCAGAAGTTATTAAAAGAAAATAAATTAATGATAACAGATTATTCAAGTGTAGCTTTTGATTTTGCTTATTTAAATAAACCTGTAATTTTTTACCAATTTGATTATGAAAATTTTTTAAAAGTAAGAGAAAAAGCAGGATATATTGATGTGAAAAAAGATTTATTTGGATTTAGAACTGAAAACGAAGAAAAAGTAGTAGAAAAAATAATAGAATATCTGGAAAAAGATTTTAAATTAGAGAAAAATTATAGTGAAAAAGTAGATAATTTTTTTAAATTTAGAGATCAAAATAATTGTGATAGGTTATATAAAAAATTAATTATGTTGTTAAAAGCGGGGGAAAAATGA
- a CDS encoding glycosyltransferase — MKKEISLIVTVYNRLEYARNLIICLLKQNIEVKELVFADDGSNEKLMEYIEDLIPQCKFKVKHVYQEDRGFRLAKSRNNGVRVSESDWVVFLDQDIIFGKNFIKEISDNLEENKFLMAKAYMTNKEERINIQKKIDENDKYSSIINELEDLEKLNNIEKVFKKDRFRSFLHKIKLKTRGAKIVGLFSVVSKKDFIKVNGFDEKYQGWGKEDDDFGNRLFKAGIESKPIKFSEDMIHMYHPFDPTKKVSANDEYYIKRKKEISKKNYRCEYGVETPLGEDKITCKSLN; from the coding sequence ATGAAAAAAGAAATAAGTTTAATAGTTACTGTATATAATAGGCTCGAATATGCTAGAAATTTAATTATTTGTCTTTTAAAGCAAAACATAGAGGTAAAGGAACTTGTTTTTGCAGATGATGGATCAAATGAAAAACTCATGGAATATATAGAAGATTTAATTCCGCAATGTAAGTTTAAAGTAAAGCATGTCTACCAAGAGGATAGGGGGTTTAGACTAGCTAAAAGTAGAAATAATGGTGTTAGAGTTTCAGAATCAGATTGGGTAGTATTTTTAGACCAGGATATTATTTTCGGAAAAAATTTTATAAAAGAAATATCAGATAATCTTGAGGAAAATAAATTTTTAATGGCCAAAGCGTATATGACAAACAAAGAAGAAAGAATTAATATACAAAAAAAAATAGATGAAAATGATAAATATTCTTCTATTATAAATGAATTGGAAGACCTAGAAAAATTGAATAACATAGAAAAAGTTTTTAAAAAAGATAGATTTAGAAGCTTTCTCCATAAAATAAAGTTAAAAACAAGAGGTGCAAAAATAGTGGGGTTATTTTCTGTAGTTTCTAAAAAAGATTTTATAAAAGTTAATGGATTTGATGAGAAATATCAAGGATGGGGAAAAGAGGATGATGACTTTGGAAATAGATTATTCAAAGCAGGGATAGAGTCCAAGCCTATAAAATTCAGCGAAGACATGATTCATATGTATCATCCATTTGATCCTACTAAAAAAGTAAGTGCTAACGATGAATATTATATAAAAAGAAAAAAAGAAATATCTAAAAAGAATTACAGATGTGAATACGGAGTAGAAACGCCTCTAGGTGAGGATAAAATTACGTGTAAGAGTTTAAATTAG
- a CDS encoding glycosyltransferase translates to MEKPLVSIIIPVYNVEKYIGKCLDSIVNSMYSNLEIIVINDCSPDNSEEIIKKYMVEDKRIVYLKNEKNLRVSETRNKGLDNANGKYVAFIDADDYISSNWIKDLVRSIEEKEADVIIGSAKQFEGEQVKDYIIRDLDREKWIDFKNVRMNKNGVIWNKLYKRELIEQNKFRFNKDIKIGEDLIFVYKVFSKSKRIFYNNLGHYFYRTENEKSLMSSATSLDKVKDIEKVYKELLLYSKTTGDINKEVLKKQARDIIFHYYWSYKKYQIDKSIIKKEFPGLFFIMYLKYLKKELKRPKITVMGYYGMENFGDDIFVEVISKEFREYGINLLLSSRDKKRSYEHLENVNIKTYQTGEKLLKILYFIKIILFSRGVFWCGGTIIDNSKTPKYREFKIAKLFRKKTGFIGVGVDSFDNTDKQKKYMKNFDLITLRDEKSFDTLNRYGIKNIYLTEDLSYILDFSKYVSDVKKNQIVVLLRDFFEDSYLESKTYEKYKENIVRTLKMLSKNYEVILVNTQNSKDIKLNKYILDEVEGVVLSKAENLKEKLAIIGESNIVLTSRLHGYLIGKILKKKVFGISYSPKLSRCFDMFEDKYSIKVDKIKNLSVKFKEFLSAENIEKTDERDKKIEKAKENISLMKKIV, encoded by the coding sequence ATGGAAAAGCCTTTAGTAAGTATTATTATACCTGTGTATAATGTAGAAAAATATATAGGTAAATGCTTGGATTCGATAGTTAATTCTATGTATAGTAATTTAGAAATTATTGTTATAAATGACTGTTCGCCAGATAATAGTGAAGAGATAATAAAAAAATATATGGTGGAAGATAAAAGGATAGTTTATTTAAAAAATGAAAAAAACTTAAGGGTTTCTGAAACTAGAAATAAAGGTTTAGACAACGCCAATGGTAAATATGTCGCTTTTATAGATGCAGATGACTATATCTCTTCAAATTGGATTAAGGATCTAGTCAGAAGCATTGAAGAAAAAGAAGCTGATGTTATTATTGGTTCGGCAAAACAGTTTGAAGGAGAGCAGGTAAAAGATTATATAATAAGAGATCTAGATAGGGAAAAGTGGATTGATTTTAAAAATGTTAGAATGAATAAAAACGGTGTCATATGGAATAAGTTATACAAAAGAGAACTTATTGAACAAAATAAATTTAGGTTTAATAAAGATATTAAAATAGGAGAAGACTTAATTTTTGTATACAAAGTTTTTTCAAAATCAAAAAGAATATTCTACAATAATTTAGGACACTATTTTTATAGAACTGAAAATGAAAAGTCCTTAATGAGTTCAGCTACCTCATTAGATAAAGTTAAAGATATAGAAAAAGTATATAAAGAGCTTCTTCTTTATTCTAAGACAACTGGGGATATTAATAAAGAGGTTTTAAAAAAACAAGCACGTGATATAATTTTTCATTATTATTGGTCCTATAAAAAATATCAAATAGATAAAAGTATTATAAAGAAAGAGTTTCCAGGTTTATTTTTTATAATGTACTTAAAATATCTGAAGAAAGAGTTGAAAAGGCCTAAAATTACTGTGATGGGATATTATGGAATGGAAAACTTTGGAGATGATATTTTTGTAGAAGTTATTTCTAAAGAATTTAGAGAATATGGAATAAACTTACTCTTATCATCAAGAGATAAAAAGAGGAGCTATGAACATCTTGAAAATGTAAATATAAAAACATATCAAACAGGAGAAAAACTCTTAAAAATATTATATTTTATTAAAATAATTTTGTTTAGTAGAGGAGTTTTTTGGTGTGGTGGAACTATAATAGATAATAGTAAAACTCCTAAATATAGGGAATTTAAAATTGCTAAATTATTTAGAAAAAAAACTGGCTTTATTGGGGTTGGAGTAGATTCATTCGATAACACGGATAAACAAAAAAAGTATATGAAAAATTTTGATCTAATTACTCTCAGAGATGAAAAAAGTTTTGACACTTTGAATAGATACGGAATTAAAAATATATATCTTACAGAAGATTTAAGTTATATCTTAGATTTTTCGAAATATGTTTCTGATGTGAAAAAAAATCAAATAGTGGTTCTTTTAAGAGATTTTTTTGAAGATTCTTACCTTGAATCAAAAACATATGAAAAGTATAAAGAAAATATAGTAAGAACATTAAAAATGTTGTCCAAGAATTATGAAGTTATTTTAGTGAATACTCAAAATTCTAAAGACATTAAGCTTAATAAATATATTTTAGATGAAGTTGAAGGTGTGGTTCTTTCAAAGGCTGAAAATTTAAAAGAAAAACTAGCTATTATTGGTGAAAGTAACATTGTTTTGACTTCTAGACTTCATGGGTATCTTATCGGAAAAATTTTAAAAAAGAAAGTTTTCGGAATTTCTTATAGTCCTAAACTTTCTAGGTGTTTTGATATGTTCGAAGATAAATATTCTATAAAAGTGGATAAAATAAAAAATCTTTCAGTTAAATTTAAAGAGTTTTTATCTGCCGAAAATATAGAAAAAACTGATGAGAGAGATAAAAAAATAGAGAAAGCTAAAGAAAACATTAGCTTAATGAAAAAAATAGTATAA